The following DNA comes from Alienimonas californiensis.
CGGGCCTGCGAGCCGTTGTGGCCGGAGAGGAAGCCGTCCTCGGCCATGTGGTCGATCATGCGGGCCGCCCGGCCGTAGCCGACGCCCAGCGCCCGTTGCAGCAGGCTGGTGGAGCCGCGGCCCTCGCGGACGACGCACTCGACGGCCTGAATGTACATGTCGTCCCGGTCGCTGCCGTGCAGGCCGCCGCCCTCGCCGCCGCCGCCGGGTCCGCCGCCGGTGGTGGCCTGTTCGATCGATTCGTCGTACTCCGGTTCGCAGTCGCCGAAGAAATCGATGACCCGGTCGATCTCCGCCCCGCCGACGTACGCGCCCTGGCTCCGCACCAGCGAACTGGTGCCCGGGGTCAGATACAGCATGTCGCCGTTGCCCAGCAGGCGCTCCGCGCCGGACTCGTCCAGCACGACGCGGCTGTCGGACTTCGAGGCGACCTGGAAGCTGATCCGGGCCGGCAGGTTCGATTTGATCAGGCCGGTGATGACGTCCACCGTCGGCTTCTGCGTGGCGAGCACAAGGTGGATGCCCACCGCCCGGCTCTTCTGAGCGAGTCGGATAATGTGCGACTCGACCTCTTTGCCGTTGGTCATCATCAGGTCCGCCATCTCGTCGGCGACGATGACGATATACGGCATCTTCTCGGTGAGGGCGTCGGCCTCCTCGTGCAGCTCGGACAGGCCCATCTTGTCGAGCTTCTGGGCCCGGGACATTGCGTTGAAGTCGGTCAGGTGCCGGACGCCGCAGCGGGCCAGCAGGTCGTAGCGCTCCTCCATCTTGTCGACGGCCCAGGCGAGCACCGCCTCCGCCTTCTTCATGTCCGTGATGACCGGGTGCATGAGGTGGGGAAGGGTCTTGTACGGGCTGAGTTCGACCATCTTCGGGTCGATCATCAGCATCTTGACCTCGTCCGGCGTGCGGGAGAGCAGCATCGACAGGATCAGCGTGTTCAGGCAGACCGACTTCCCGGTGCCGGTGCGGCCGGCGATGAGGAGGTGGGGCATCTTGGCGAGGTCCACCACCAGCGGGGCGCCGGAGACGTCCTTGCCGAGGAAGATGGGAATCGCCATCTCGTCGGCGCCCTGGGCAGTCTCGGCGATCTCCCGCAGGCGGACCATCACGCGGGTGTCGTTCGGGACCTCCACGCCGACGGTGTTCTTGCCGGGGATCGGGTTCACGATCCGCACCGCCGGCACCCGCAGGGCGACGGCCAGATCGTCCGCCAACGCGGCGACCTTATTCACCCGCAGGCCCTTTTCGAGTTCCAGCTCGAACTGGGTGACGACCGGACCGGTGTCGATCTCGGAGACCGTCACGTTCAGCCCGAAGTCGGAGAACGTCCGCTCCAGCGTTTCCGCAGCGGCCTGGGCCTTCGCCGCGAGTTCCTCGAACGGGAACGGCTCCGGCGGGGCGAGCAGATCCGTCGGCGGCAGAAGGTGCTTCCGCGTCCCGGCCGACTTCGCCGGCCCGGCGGGCAGGTTCACGCGGAAGGCCTTCTTCTCCTTCACCGGCACGCGTTTGGGCTCCGGTTCGGTCGGAACCGGGGCGGGCGCGGCCTTCGCCTGCGGCTTCGGGGGAGTGGGGATCTCGACGGGGTCCGCTTGCTTCTCCGCAACGACGGCGGCTTTGCGGGCGGCTTTCTCCGCCCGCTTGGCTTCACGTTCGGCGGCGCGCTGCGCGGCGGCGGCGCGGCGGTCGGCCTGCCAGCGGCTCACGCCGTCGCGGACTCCGTGGAACGCCCGGCCGGCGGCGGTGAAGGGGACCGCGGCGGCTCCTCCGGCGGTCGTGGCGACGGCGCCCATCACGGCCAGATCGCCCGCCAGCAGCAGACCGGCCGCCACCACCGCGGCCAACAGCACCCCGGCGCCCACCGCGGAGAAGTTGTCATTGAGAACCGCCGAGCAGCCCGCCCCCAGCAGCCCGCCGCCGCCGGTCGGCACGCCCACGTTCGCCCCCGGCAGCAACGCCGCCAGGCCGGCGCAGACGCCAAACAGCGTCAGCCCCCAGCCGACCAGCTTCAGCACCGGTTCGGCCGTCGCGTCCCGGGCGAACAACCGCAGGTCGACCCAGGCCAAGCGAATCCAGAACAGCCACGCCCCCAGCCCCAGCAGGTTGCGGAGGTGCCACGCCGCCCGGGCGCCGGCGGGGCCGCAGAGGTTCGTCGGCTCCTCGTGGGACGGCCAGACCGTTCCCCCGGCGAGGTCCGCGGGGTCGAAGCTGAACAGCGCCAGCCCGAGGAACGCGGTGACCGCCAGCAGGGCCAACGCGGCGAGGTCCTGGCCGAGGCGTTTGACGTCGATCACGGGTGATGCGGGGCGGGGGAACGGAACTTACGCGCCGCCAGCCCGGGGGCGCTGGAAAACCTAGCCCCCGGAAAGCTCGCATGCGGACCGTTCGCACCAAACCCGCGCCACCGCACCCCGGCACCGGCCGTCCCGTCCGGTTTGGCAAACCTTGCGGCCCCCCCGGCCAGCTCTTCCGGCCGGTTATGCCGGCCGGCCGGCGGCGACCCAAGCGTCGATCCAGTCGACCAGGTCGCCGGCGACGGCCGGCTTCGAGCCTTCCCAATGCATCACGACCTCCCCGCTCGGACCAATCAACTCCGCCGCGGTACGGTCGCCGCCGATGCTCGCCGGGCCGTTGAGCACGACGCGGTCGCACTGCTTGGCCCGCAGCTTTTGCAGGGCGTTCTCCCGCGGGTTGGCGGCTTCGAGGGCGAAGCCGATCACCCACCGCGGCGTCTGTCGCCCCTCCGCCTTCCGCTTCCCCAGGGCCGCGAGCACGTCGTCGGTTTGAATCAGTTCGACGGAGACCGGGGCTCCGTCCTTCTTGATTTTCCCCTCGACCCGCACGGCTGGGCGGTAGTCGCAGACCGCCGCCGCGGCGATTACGCCGTCGCAGCCTGCGAACGCCTCCTCGGAGGCCGCCCGCATCTGGGCGGTCGTCTCGACCGGCACGAACTCGCACCCCGGCGGCGGGGCGAGGCCGACGGGGCCGGAGACCAGCACGCATTCATGTCCCGCCGCGGCGAGGGCCGCAGCGACGGCGTAACCCATCTTTCCGCTGCTGGCGTTGGACAGATACCGCACGTCGTCCAGGTACTCCCGCGTCGGCCCGGCGGTGACGAGGACCCTCATTCCTCCTCCTCCCGTCCCCCAACCGGCGTCAGGGCGGCGGCGATCGCGGCGAACAGGGCCTCTGGTTCCGCCATGCGCCCGGCGCCGACGCGGCCGCAGCTCAGCCAGCCCTCGCCCGGCCCGACGAGGCCGTGGCCGTCCTCCCGCAGCGTGGCGACGTTCCGTTGGACCGAGGGCTTCTCCCACATCGCCGTGTTCATGGCGGGGGCGAACAGCGTGGGGCATTCACAGGTCAGCACGAGCGTGCTGAGCAGATCGTCCGCCAACCCCAGCGCCGCTTTGGCGAGGAAATGGGCCGTGGCGGGAGCGACGACGAACAGCTCCGACCGCTCCGCGAGCCCGATGTGCTCGCCGCGGGGGTGCTCCTTGGGGGCGTACATCTCGGTGTAGACGGGGCGGTTCGTCAGGGCCTCGAAGGTCGTGGCTCCGACGAAGCTGCCGGCCCCGCGGGTCATGACCACGGTCACGCCGGCGCCGGCCTGCACCAGTTTGCTGCACAGGTCGGCGGTCTTGTACGCCGCCACACCGCCGCACACGCCGAGCAGAATCTCGCGGCCGCGCATCGCCGGCCCTCTCCGAGCGGGAACGAAAGCGGGCGGTGCGAAACTCGCACCGCCCGCGGAAGAATCACCACAACCGAACCGATCGGTTCACAGATCGTCCAGCGAGGGACCGAGGTCCGCCACGCCCGGGCCGCCGTCACTTTTGGCCGGCTGGCGAACCTGCACCCGCTGGGAGGAATCGAGGTAGATCTTGTCGGTCAGAATCTCCTGCACGACGATCGCCATCGTGTCCTTCGTCTGCATCTCGACGAGGGGGCGGGCGCCGCGGTTGAGGGCGACCATCCGCTTCTGGATCAGCGTGGACAGTTTGAACCGCCCGCCAACCTTGTCCACGATCTCTTCCTGTTTGAACGCCTCGAGCATCGTGGGGGGGTGGCCTTACTGGGGGTTTTCGGAGGGGTGGGACGCCAGGATTTCGCACAGCCGCGCAACGGCCGCCGACAAGTCGTCATTATAGACACGAAAGCGGTAGCCGTCCGCCTCGGCGAGCTCCGACCGCGCGGTTTCGATGCGCTGGCGGATCTCCTCCTCGCCCTCCGTGCCGCGAGACCGCAGGCGCCGCTCGAACTCCGCTTCCGTGGAGGTGCTCAGGAAGACGGTGACGGCCTCGGGGTAGCGGGTCAACACCGTGCGGGCGCCGGCGACGTCGATTTCCAACAACGCCCACGACCCTGCGGCCGCGGCGGTCCCGATTTCGGACCACAGCGTGCCGTACCAGTACCCGCGACCGTGGACCTCGGCCGTTTCGAGGAACTCTCCGGCGTCACGCCGGCGGTGGAACTCTTCGTCCGGCAGGAAATGGTAGTCCTGCCCGTCGACCTCCCCGGACCGCGGCGGCCGGGTCGTCGCGGAGACGCAGCAGCGAACCGGCTCGGAGCACTCCGCACACAGCGCCCGCACGACGGTGCTTTTCCCGCTCCCGCTGGGGCCGGAGAGAATTAGAATCCGCACGCCGGCCGGGTTGTGCGCGTCGACCGTCGCAGAATCGGCGACGGCGTCGGACACGGGCGAAACTTGCGGAAGAGGGGCGGGGGGAGTGCCGGGCTATTCGAGATTCTGCAGGATTTCCCGCAGTTTTTCGACCGCCCCCTTCATCCCGACCACGGCTCCGGCGAGATCGGCGTCGTTCGCCTTGGAACCGACGGTGTTGATCTCCCGGTTGATTTCCTGCGTGAGGAAATCCAGCTTGCGGCCGGGGGCGTCTTCGGAGAGCGCCGCGCCGAAAGCGGTCAGGTGCGTGCGCAGCCGGACGATCTCCTCGGTGACGTCAGCCTTATCCGCGTAGACGATGACTTCCCGCGTCAGGTCGGCGGGGCTCATTTCGGCACCGGCCTCCGCCAGCAGGCCGCTAATCCGGGCGTGCAGCTTCGCGCGGAACTCCTCCGCCAGGCCGGGGGCGCGGGTTTCGATCTGGGCGAGGTGGGTGCGGAGCGTTTCGATCTGCCCCCGTAATTCCTCCGCCATCGCGGCGCCTTCGCGGTCGCGGAAGGCGTTGAGGGCGTCCAGCGCCTCCTCGGCGGCCCGCAGCAGGAGGGCGGCGTCCGCCGCCGGGTCGCCGGGTTCGGCGGACTCCTCCCGCACCACGCCCGGCAGGCGGAGGTAGGCGGAGAGGTTGGACGGGGCAGCGAGGCCGGTGGCGAGGGCGTAGGTCTCCGCATCGGCCCGGTAGCCGTCGAGCACGTCCGCCGCCAGGGTGAGCCGCCCGGCCCGGCCCGCCGTTTCGAGCCGCACGCCGATTGAAACGGCGCCGCGGTTCAGCCGCTTGCGGACGGCCGCCTCGATGCGGGGCTCAATCTCCGCGAAGCCGTCCGGCAGGCGCGTCTGCACCTTGAGGAAGCGGTTGTTGACGCTCCGCACCTCGACGGCGACGGAGGTGCCCCCCGCCGACGCGGCGGCGGCGCCGAATCCGGTCATGCTCCGCGGCACGGGGCTACTCGTTCGCCGGCAGGGCAGGGCCGGCGTCGCCGGCCGCAGCGCCGGCGTCGGCGCCGCCGAACGCCTCGTCGAAGGCTTCGTCGCTGTCCAGTTCCGCGTCCGTCGCGGCCGGGGCGGCGGCTTCGTCCCCGGAGGGAAGCACGGGCAGATCGTCCTCAACCTCCCCGTCCGCCGGAGCGAGGGTCGCGGCGCCGGCGCCCGGGCCTTCCTCGAAACGCTCGGCCGCGCCCTTCAACACGTAGATGTTGACGCAGGCCAACACAATCCAGGCGACGGCCAGGCCGACCGTGATCTTGGTGAACACGTCGCCGGCCCGGGTGCCCAGCGCGCTCTGCCCGCCGGCGCCGCCGAAGGCGCCGGCGAGGCCTCCGCCGCGGCCCCGCTGGAGCAGGATGATGAGGATCAGGACGACGCTCAGCCCGGCGAGGGCGAACATCATCAGGGCGGCGTAGGGGATGTCCATTGCCCCGGGGGCTTTCAAACAGACGAACGCGGTGGTGAAGGAACGGCGCCGGGCCGGCGCCGGCGGCCGAGTTCGGCCCAGGTCAGACCTGGGCGAAGGCCGCTTCGACGATCGGGAGGAAGTTCTCCGCGGACAGGCTCGCCCCGCCGACCAGCGCCCCGTCCACGTCGGGTTGGGCGAGCAGTTCGGCGGCGTTCGCCGGCTTGACGCTCCCACCGTATTGAATGCGCGTCGCCGCGGCTAGGTCGTCGCCCCACCCCTCGGCGAGCTTGCCGCGCAGAAAGGCGTGGGCCTCCTGAGCCATCTCCGGCGTGGCGGTCTTGCCGGTGCCGATCGCCCAAACCGGCTCGTAGGCCAGCACCAAGTCGTCGTTCCCGCCGACCCCGCCGGCCAACTGATCCGCGGCGAGCCCCTTCAGACCGCCGGAGAGCTGCCGGGCCAGCACCTCGTTCGTCTGACCGGCTTCCCGTTCCTCCAGCGTCTCGCCGACGCACAGGATCACGCCCAGCCCCGCGGCAAGCGCCGCGGTCACCTTCTTGTTGATGTCCTCGTCGGTCTCTCCGAGGATGTGGCGCCGCTCGGAGTGGCCGAGGATCACGTAATCCACGTCGAGGTCGGCCAGCATCTGCGGGGAGACCTCCCCGGTGAAGGCGCCCTCTTTTTCGTGGTAGCAGTTCTGGGCCCCGAGCATCACGGCGCTCTTGGCCAGTTCGTCGTCCACGCAGTCCAGGTAGGGCAGGGGCGGAGCGACGAGCACGTCGACCGCGTCCCGGCTGGTGGGCACCGCCTCCGCGATCGCACGGGCCAACTCGCAGCCGGAGGCCGCGGTGGTATTCATCTTCCAGTTACCGGCGACGAAGGGGCGACGCATGGGGGGGCTCCTCAGCAGTTCACGAGATTGGCGGGGTGGGAGTATGGCGAACCTTTCCGTGGGCGAAAGTCGGTCGACGTCCGATCTTCCGCCGCGGCGGCCCCGCCGTGTGAACCCGCGCCCGGGTCTCACGGTCCGGGGCGTAGATCGTCACCCCGAACGACGCCCCGACCGCGGCGACCCGCCGCACGGTCTCCGCCGACAGCGGCGTCTGCCAGCAGAAAGGCCGCCAGCGGGCGTTGAACCCCATATCGAACGCCCGCAATTCGCAGCGGCCCCAGTCGATCCGCAAATCCGACGGCAGCGCCTCGATCACATCGAGAAGAAGCCGGAGCGACGTCTCCGGATCTCGGGGCGTCCCCTCGTCCTCGCACTCGCGTTCCAAGATCGCCTGCCATCGACCGGGCCGCACCTCGGTGCAGTGCAGTGCGTACATTCCACCGGCAACCAGTCCCTCACAGAGCGGTCGCAGATCGAAGTCCGCGTGCAGGTCGAGGTCCGTTTGTTGATACGGCCTCGTCGGAAGGGGCGGGTTCATACCGCCTCCCGCACCCGCGGGTAGCTGCCCAGCACGGAGACTGACTTGGCCACCCGGCCCAGCGACCGCAGGCAGGCGGCGACGGGCGGGTCGGCGGCGTGGCCGTCGCAGTCGAGGAAGAAGAGGTAGCCGGGCTCCCCACCTGGCAGGGGGAAGGATTCGATGAGCGACAGGTTGATCTCGTGCCGGGCGAAGACAGCAAGGGCGTCCGCCAGCGAACCGGGTTCGTGCGGGATGCGGAGCAGCAGGGCGGTTCGGTCGTCGCCGGTTGGCTCAGCGGGTTCGGTTCCCAGCACGGCGAAACGGGTCACGTTGCGGGGGTTGTCCTCGATCTGGGAGGCGAGGACCGTCAGCCCGTGCTCCACGGCGAGGCGTTCCCCGCCGACGGCCGCGGCGCCAGGTTCGGTCTTCGCCCGGGCGGCGGCGGCGGCGGTGCTGGACTCCGGCAGGATCTCCGCCCCCGGCAGGTTCTCCGCCAGCCACCCGCGGCACTGCGAGAGCGCCTGCGGTTTCGAATAGACCCGCTTCACCGCCG
Coding sequences within:
- a CDS encoding FtsK/SpoIIIE family DNA translocase translates to MIDVKRLGQDLAALALLAVTAFLGLALFSFDPADLAGGTVWPSHEEPTNLCGPAGARAAWHLRNLLGLGAWLFWIRLAWVDLRLFARDATAEPVLKLVGWGLTLFGVCAGLAALLPGANVGVPTGGGGLLGAGCSAVLNDNFSAVGAGVLLAAVVAAGLLLAGDLAVMGAVATTAGGAAAVPFTAAGRAFHGVRDGVSRWQADRRAAAAQRAAEREAKRAEKAARKAAVVAEKQADPVEIPTPPKPQAKAAPAPVPTEPEPKRVPVKEKKAFRVNLPAGPAKSAGTRKHLLPPTDLLAPPEPFPFEELAAKAQAAAETLERTFSDFGLNVTVSEIDTGPVVTQFELELEKGLRVNKVAALADDLAVALRVPAVRIVNPIPGKNTVGVEVPNDTRVMVRLREIAETAQGADEMAIPIFLGKDVSGAPLVVDLAKMPHLLIAGRTGTGKSVCLNTLILSMLLSRTPDEVKMLMIDPKMVELSPYKTLPHLMHPVITDMKKAEAVLAWAVDKMEERYDLLARCGVRHLTDFNAMSRAQKLDKMGLSELHEEADALTEKMPYIVIVADEMADLMMTNGKEVESHIIRLAQKSRAVGIHLVLATQKPTVDVITGLIKSNLPARISFQVASKSDSRVVLDESGAERLLGNGDMLYLTPGTSSLVRSQGAYVGGAEIDRVIDFFGDCEPEYDESIEQATTGGGPGGGGEGGGLHGSDRDDMYIQAVECVVREGRGSTSLLQRALGVGYGRAARMIDHMAEDGFLSGHNGSQAREVLLDMDAFEELRAAG
- a CDS encoding phosphopantothenoylcysteine decarboxylase domain-containing protein, which encodes MRVLVTAGPTREYLDDVRYLSNASSGKMGYAVAAALAAAGHECVLVSGPVGLAPPPGCEFVPVETTAQMRAASEEAFAGCDGVIAAAAVCDYRPAVRVEGKIKKDGAPVSVELIQTDDVLAALGKRKAEGRQTPRWVIGFALEAANPRENALQKLRAKQCDRVVLNGPASIGGDRTAAELIGPSGEVVMHWEGSKPAVAGDLVDWIDAWVAAGRPA
- a CDS encoding flavoprotein; amino-acid sequence: MRGREILLGVCGGVAAYKTADLCSKLVQAGAGVTVVMTRGAGSFVGATTFEALTNRPVYTEMYAPKEHPRGEHIGLAERSELFVVAPATAHFLAKAALGLADDLLSTLVLTCECPTLFAPAMNTAMWEKPSVQRNVATLREDGHGLVGPGEGWLSCGRVGAGRMAEPEALFAAIAAALTPVGGREEEE
- a CDS encoding DNA-directed RNA polymerase subunit omega — encoded protein: MLEAFKQEEIVDKVGGRFKLSTLIQKRMVALNRGARPLVEMQTKDTMAIVVQEILTDKIYLDSSQRVQVRQPAKSDGGPGVADLGPSLDDL
- the gmk gene encoding guanylate kinase; protein product: MSDAVADSATVDAHNPAGVRILILSGPSGSGKSTVVRALCAECSEPVRCCVSATTRPPRSGEVDGQDYHFLPDEEFHRRRDAGEFLETAEVHGRGYWYGTLWSEIGTAAAAGSWALLEIDVAGARTVLTRYPEAVTVFLSTSTEAEFERRLRSRGTEGEEEIRQRIETARSELAEADGYRFRVYNDDLSAAVARLCEILASHPSENPQ
- a CDS encoding YicC/YloC family endoribonuclease, which gives rise to MTGFGAAAASAGGTSVAVEVRSVNNRFLKVQTRLPDGFAEIEPRIEAAVRKRLNRGAVSIGVRLETAGRAGRLTLAADVLDGYRADAETYALATGLAAPSNLSAYLRLPGVVREESAEPGDPAADAALLLRAAEEALDALNAFRDREGAAMAEELRGQIETLRTHLAQIETRAPGLAEEFRAKLHARISGLLAEAGAEMSPADLTREVIVYADKADVTEEIVRLRTHLTAFGAALSEDAPGRKLDFLTQEINREINTVGSKANDADLAGAVVGMKGAVEKLREILQNLE
- the secG gene encoding preprotein translocase subunit SecG, whose product is MDIPYAALMMFALAGLSVVLILIILLQRGRGGGLAGAFGGAGGQSALGTRAGDVFTKITVGLAVAWIVLACVNIYVLKGAAERFEEGPGAGAATLAPADGEVEDDLPVLPSGDEAAAPAATDAELDSDEAFDEAFGGADAGAAAGDAGPALPANE
- the tpiA gene encoding triose-phosphate isomerase — encoded protein: MRRPFVAGNWKMNTTAASGCELARAIAEAVPTSRDAVDVLVAPPLPYLDCVDDELAKSAVMLGAQNCYHEKEGAFTGEVSPQMLADLDVDYVILGHSERRHILGETDEDINKKVTAALAAGLGVILCVGETLEEREAGQTNEVLARQLSGGLKGLAADQLAGGVGGNDDLVLAYEPVWAIGTGKTATPEMAQEAHAFLRGKLAEGWGDDLAAATRIQYGGSVKPANAAELLAQPDVDGALVGGASLSAENFLPIVEAAFAQV
- a CDS encoding HAD family hydrolase, with amino-acid sequence MNPPLPTRPYQQTDLDLHADFDLRPLCEGLVAGGMYALHCTEVRPGRWQAILERECEDEGTPRDPETSLRLLLDVIEALPSDLRIDWGRCELRAFDMGFNARWRPFCWQTPLSAETVRRVAAVGASFGVTIYAPDRETRARVHTAGPPRRKIGRRPTFAHGKVRHTPTPPIS
- the pheA gene encoding prephenate dehydratase: MDSHAPTPAELARSLSAWAAEADDAAVAALVAGNPGRLPDDVLRTIGRELLAAERNRLAPVRVAYLGPEHSFSHRAAALRFGETADLCPVASIGATFDAVTRGETAFGLVPVENSTDGRVVDTLAAFARLAEADSSPVVICGEVPLPIHHHLMSAGPRSAVKRVYSKPQALSQCRGWLAENLPGAEILPESSTAAAAARAKTEPGAAAVGGERLAVEHGLTVLASQIEDNPRNVTRFAVLGTEPAEPTGDDRTALLLRIPHEPGSLADALAVFARHEINLSLIESFPLPGGEPGYLFFLDCDGHAADPPVAACLRSLGRVAKSVSVLGSYPRVREAV